In one window of Haemophilus parainfluenzae DNA:
- a CDS encoding DUF4298 domain-containing protein, translated as MLPQSRLDKISEMENLLNEAESFLVETEQFLEKWQAFLPKMKTLEHYYFDGDWREDYQAYEDGKIPEDMPCGVLSEDLVFNASTGHYGLAIEYLKVVAKVLDQAKD; from the coding sequence ATGTTACCTCAATCACGCTTAGATAAAATTTCAGAAATGGAAAACCTTCTTAATGAAGCAGAGAGTTTCTTAGTCGAAACAGAACAATTTCTTGAAAAATGGCAAGCCTTCTTACCAAAAATGAAAACCTTAGAACACTATTATTTTGATGGTGATTGGCGAGAAGATTATCAAGCTTATGAGGACGGTAAGATCCCCGAGGATATGCCTTGTGGTGTATTAAGTGAAGATTTAGTGTTTAATGCCAGTACAGGACACTATGGATTGGCAATTGAATATTTGAAAGTGGTAGCGAAAGTATTAGATCAAGCTAAAGATTAA